One Rhinoderma darwinii isolate aRhiDar2 chromosome 6, aRhiDar2.hap1, whole genome shotgun sequence DNA window includes the following coding sequences:
- the HYCC2 gene encoding hyccin 2 isoform X1: protein MLGSERGVVEEWLSEYKVLPETQLSAYAATLHRKKSLVSALYKVIQDPNNELLEPICHQLFELYRSSEVRLKRFTMQFLPELICIYLRLTASRDRQSNGCIEALLLGIYNLEIADKDGNNKVLSFTIPSLSKPSIYHEPSSLGSMALTEGALSQHDLLRVVYSDLHPQRETFTAQNRFEVLSFLMLCYNSAIVYMPPSSYQSLCRMGSRLCVSGFPRQHEKRWKELCGRVVLDPSFMVQLLTGVYHAIYNGEWEQGQEVLDDIIYRAQLELYSQPLLVANAMKNSLPFDAPDTSQQGQKVLKVEVTPTVPRISRTAITTASIRRHRWRREDGFDLTTDSNPGSPNLRTSPNLGDTPEGDVLVYLTPETIFPEAATQGPDGTVTGEDSINYNDADEGFSSGASVSSQPVGAKQSSSTSQRSGSRKGGSVRSNKEKDTPSHSKAGESRDSTPRKQPSPATADSSLEAIELTPMKKHLSLPAGHVVAKANNLSLIRTSSTSSSKSFDYVNGSQASGSGGIDGVTNLSACNTNRFSTISLQEDRLGGEGKDLLSAGVPLTKQSRSPSFNMQLISQV, encoded by the exons CTTCTGGAACCGATCTGTCACCAGCTATTTGAGTTGTACCGCAGTTCTGAAGTGCGACTGAAGAGATTTACCATGCAATTCCTTCCAGAGTTGATTTGCATCTATTTGCGCCTCACTGCCAGTCGTGATCGGCAGAGCAACGGCTGTATTGAAGCTCTCCTATTGGGCATTTACAACTTG GAAATTGCTGATAAAGATGGAAACAATAAGGTGTTATCTTTTACTATTCCATCATTATCCAAGCCTTCAATATATCATGAG CCGTCATCACTAGGGTCCATGGCTCTGACAGAGGGAGCTTTGAGCCAGCACGATCTCCTCCGAGTGGTTTACAGCGATCTTCACCCCCAGAGGGAAACTTTTACAGCACAGAACAG GTTTGAAGTACTGAGTTTTCTTATGTTGTGCTACAACTCTGCTATTGTGTATATGCCGCCTTCTTCCTACCAGTCGCTATGCAGGATGGGCTCCAG ATTGTGCGTGAGTGGCTTTCCGAGGCAGCATGAAAAACGCTGGAAGGAACTGTGCGGTCGTGTGGTGCTGGATCCTTCTTTCATGGTCCAGCTGCTCACTGGTGTTTATCATGCCAT ATACAACGGGGAGTGGGAACAAGGGCAAGAGGTCCTGGATGACATCATCTATCGTGCCCAGCTGGAGCTTTATTCTCAGCCCTTGCTG GTTGCAAATGCAATGAAAAACTCCCTGCCATTTGATGCTCCTGACACTTCACAACAAGGACAGAAAGTACTGAAAGTTGAAGTGACCCCCACAGTCCCTCGCATCTCTCGAACAGCCATCACTACCGCCTCAATACGAAGGCACCGTTGGAGGAGAGAAG ATGGTTTTGACCTCACAACTGACTCGAATCCGGGCTCCCCGAACTTGCGCACCAGTCCAAACCTAGGGGACACTCCCGAAGGGGATGTTCTCGTGTACCTGACCCCTGAGACCATCTTTCCAGAAGCTGCCACACAGG GACCTGATGGCACAGTGACCGGAGAAGACTCCATTAATTATAATGATGCAGATGAAGGGTTTTCATCAGGAGCCTCGGTTAGTAGCCAGCCTGTTGGCGCCAAACAGTCTTCATCTACATCCCAGAGAAGCGGTTCAAGAAAAGGAGGAAGTGTGCGATCCAATAAAGAAAAAGATACGCCCAGTCATTCAAAAGCTGGTGAAAGTCGTGATTCCACACCAAGGAAACAACCCTCTCCTGCAACTGCCGATTCCTCACTTGAAGCTATAGAGCTGACACCTATGAAGAAGCACCTGAGCCTTCCAGCAGGCCACGTGgtggcaaaagcaaataatttaagTCTCATCCGAACCTCCAGCACTTCATCAAGTAAATCCTTTGACTATGTAAATGGGAGTCAAGCTAGTGGAAGTGGAGGAATAGATGGAGTTACTAATCTTTCTGCTTGCAACACCAACCGGTTTTCCACCATAAGCTTACAAGAGGACCGATTAGGAGGAGAAGGCAAAGACCTACTGTCTGCTGGTGTCCCCTTGACCAAACAGTCTCGATCTCCAAGTTTCAATATGCAGTTAATCTCCCAGGTTTAG
- the HYCC2 gene encoding hyccin 2 isoform X2, with the protein MLGSERGVVEEWLSEYKVLPETQLSAYAATLHRKKSLVSALYKVIQDPNNELLEPICHQLFELYRSSEVRLKRFTMQFLPELICIYLRLTASRDRQSNGCIEALLLGIYNLEIADKDGNNKVLSFTIPSLSKPSIYHEPSSLGSMALTEGALSQHDLLRVVYSDLHPQRETFTAQNRFEVLSFLMLCYNSAIVYMPPSSYQSLCRMGSRLCVSGFPRQHEKRWKELCGRVVLDPSFMVQLLTGVYHAIYNGEWEQGQEVLDDIIYRAQLELYSQPLLVANAMKNSLPFDAPDTSQQGQKVLKVEVTPTVPRISRTAITTASIRRHRWRREGPDGTVTGEDSINYNDADEGFSSGASVSSQPVGAKQSSSTSQRSGSRKGGSVRSNKEKDTPSHSKAGESRDSTPRKQPSPATADSSLEAIELTPMKKHLSLPAGHVVAKANNLSLIRTSSTSSSKSFDYVNGSQASGSGGIDGVTNLSACNTNRFSTISLQEDRLGGEGKDLLSAGVPLTKQSRSPSFNMQLISQV; encoded by the exons CTTCTGGAACCGATCTGTCACCAGCTATTTGAGTTGTACCGCAGTTCTGAAGTGCGACTGAAGAGATTTACCATGCAATTCCTTCCAGAGTTGATTTGCATCTATTTGCGCCTCACTGCCAGTCGTGATCGGCAGAGCAACGGCTGTATTGAAGCTCTCCTATTGGGCATTTACAACTTG GAAATTGCTGATAAAGATGGAAACAATAAGGTGTTATCTTTTACTATTCCATCATTATCCAAGCCTTCAATATATCATGAG CCGTCATCACTAGGGTCCATGGCTCTGACAGAGGGAGCTTTGAGCCAGCACGATCTCCTCCGAGTGGTTTACAGCGATCTTCACCCCCAGAGGGAAACTTTTACAGCACAGAACAG GTTTGAAGTACTGAGTTTTCTTATGTTGTGCTACAACTCTGCTATTGTGTATATGCCGCCTTCTTCCTACCAGTCGCTATGCAGGATGGGCTCCAG ATTGTGCGTGAGTGGCTTTCCGAGGCAGCATGAAAAACGCTGGAAGGAACTGTGCGGTCGTGTGGTGCTGGATCCTTCTTTCATGGTCCAGCTGCTCACTGGTGTTTATCATGCCAT ATACAACGGGGAGTGGGAACAAGGGCAAGAGGTCCTGGATGACATCATCTATCGTGCCCAGCTGGAGCTTTATTCTCAGCCCTTGCTG GTTGCAAATGCAATGAAAAACTCCCTGCCATTTGATGCTCCTGACACTTCACAACAAGGACAGAAAGTACTGAAAGTTGAAGTGACCCCCACAGTCCCTCGCATCTCTCGAACAGCCATCACTACCGCCTCAATACGAAGGCACCGTTGGAGGAGAGAAG GACCTGATGGCACAGTGACCGGAGAAGACTCCATTAATTATAATGATGCAGATGAAGGGTTTTCATCAGGAGCCTCGGTTAGTAGCCAGCCTGTTGGCGCCAAACAGTCTTCATCTACATCCCAGAGAAGCGGTTCAAGAAAAGGAGGAAGTGTGCGATCCAATAAAGAAAAAGATACGCCCAGTCATTCAAAAGCTGGTGAAAGTCGTGATTCCACACCAAGGAAACAACCCTCTCCTGCAACTGCCGATTCCTCACTTGAAGCTATAGAGCTGACACCTATGAAGAAGCACCTGAGCCTTCCAGCAGGCCACGTGgtggcaaaagcaaataatttaagTCTCATCCGAACCTCCAGCACTTCATCAAGTAAATCCTTTGACTATGTAAATGGGAGTCAAGCTAGTGGAAGTGGAGGAATAGATGGAGTTACTAATCTTTCTGCTTGCAACACCAACCGGTTTTCCACCATAAGCTTACAAGAGGACCGATTAGGAGGAGAAGGCAAAGACCTACTGTCTGCTGGTGTCCCCTTGACCAAACAGTCTCGATCTCCAAGTTTCAATATGCAGTTAATCTCCCAGGTTTAG
- the LOC142655522 gene encoding queuosine 5'-phosphate N-glycosylase/hydrolase-like, whose translation MAAPLAPRETGKFITENSKHVFVEKEGARSLAEKLFEKIDRKELTLKGWKFLHELNPQGSGEDAVNWVFFADTLNFSFWSENQDKKYLVMYKGKEYSGYWSFCAAINRALDEGIPVTTASYYSNVTLDQLKHVFRSDTDVPITMIETRLEILHQTGKILMEKFGGSFLNCVKRSERSAVKLLQLVVENFPSYRDDGVYQGKKVTFYKRAQILVGDTWAVLEGKDDGSFHDIHKITMFADYRVPQTLYHFGVIRYSDGLLKKLKEGWLFQNGDEEEMEIRGCSIWAVELIYEYVQELFKKKGGKISNEISPILINNFLWDFARDNRKVVDVVPFHRVRCIYY comes from the exons ATGGCAGCGCCACTTGCACCCAGAGAGACTGGCAAGTTCATCACTGAGAACAGCAAGCATGTGTTTGTGGAGAAGGAGGGGGCACGATCTCTCGCTGAGAAGCTCTTTGAGAAGATTGATCGGAAGGAGCTCACCCTGAAGGGATGGAAATTTCTTCATGAATTGAATCCACAGGGCTCTGGGGAAGATGCTGTTAATTGGGTGTTTTTTGCAGACACTTTGAACTTCTCCTTCTGGTCAGAAAATCAAGATAAGAAGTACTTAGTTATGTACAAAGGAAAGGAGTACAGTGGCTACTGGTCATTCTGTGCTGCCATAAACCGGGCCTTGGATGAAG GAATTCCTGTCACTACGGCATCATATTATTCCAATGTAACTTTGGACCAGTTAAAGCACGTTTTCCGCTCGGACACAGATGTTCCCATCACCATGATTGAAACCCGTCTTGAGATCCTTCATCAAACTGGAAAGATACTCATGGAAAAATTTGGAGGCTCTTTTCTGAACTGTGTAAAGAGGAGTGAGAGAAGTGCAGTGAAACTTTTGCAGCTGGTGGTAGAGAATTTCCCAtcctacagggatgatggggtctaCCAG GGCAAGAAGGTGACCTTCTACAAGCGTGCCCAGATCCTTGTGGGAGACACCTGGGCAGTACTGGAAGGAAAAGATGACGGCTCTTTCCATGATATCCATAAAATAACCATGTTTGCCGACTATCGAGTTCCTCAAACTTTGTACCACTTTGGAGTCATTAGATATTCAGACGGGCTACTGAAAAAGCTAAAAGAAG GTTGGTTGTTTCAGAACGGAGATGAGGAAGAGATGGAGATCCGGGGTTGTTCTATCTGGGCTGTGGAGCTGATCTATGAGTATGTGCAAGAATTATTTAAAAAGAAAGGAGGAAAAATAAGCAATGAGATCAGTCCTATTCTCATCAATAACTTTTTGTGGGACTTTGCACGTGACAACAGAAAGGTCGTAGATGTTGTTCCCTTTCATAGAGTTCGCTGCATCTATTACTAG